The uncultured Cohaesibacter sp. genome window below encodes:
- a CDS encoding prephenate dehydratase translates to MIAKKVVFQGEPGANSHTACNNVFPESEAIPMATFEDCFNAVQNDQADLAMIPIENSVAGRVADIHHLMPTSDLHIIGEYFLPIHHQLVGLRGAKLEEIKSVQSHVMALGQCRKIIRERKWQAIVGADTAGSAHQISQQGDRSKAAIASELAADIYDLDILKADIEDEDHNTTRFIILSKYPIRADLNSGLVVTTFVFRVRNVPAALYKALGGFATNGVNMTKLESYQTGGKFFATQFYADIEGHPDDTHVRLALEELRFFSAELKILGIYPAHEYRRKNHEPEANRELRPSPDV, encoded by the coding sequence ATGATCGCCAAGAAAGTTGTTTTTCAGGGGGAACCTGGTGCCAATTCGCACACCGCCTGCAACAATGTGTTTCCAGAGTCCGAAGCGATCCCGATGGCGACCTTTGAAGACTGCTTCAATGCCGTGCAGAATGATCAGGCTGATCTGGCCATGATCCCCATCGAGAATTCGGTGGCCGGGCGCGTGGCCGATATCCATCATCTTATGCCGACGTCCGACCTGCACATCATCGGCGAATACTTCCTGCCCATCCATCACCAGCTGGTTGGCCTGCGCGGGGCAAAGCTGGAAGAAATCAAGTCAGTGCAGAGCCATGTCATGGCGCTGGGCCAGTGCCGCAAGATCATCCGTGAACGCAAATGGCAGGCCATTGTTGGCGCCGACACGGCTGGATCTGCGCACCAGATCTCCCAGCAGGGTGATCGCAGCAAGGCCGCCATCGCATCCGAGCTGGCCGCCGACATCTATGATCTCGACATTCTCAAGGCCGACATCGAGGATGAGGATCACAACACGACACGCTTCATCATCCTGTCGAAATACCCGATACGGGCCGACCTCAACAGCGGGCTCGTGGTCACCACCTTCGTCTTCCGGGTCCGCAACGTGCCGGCCGCTCTCTACAAGGCTCTTGGCGGCTTTGCCACCAATGGCGTCAACATGACCAAGCTGGAGAGCTATCAGACTGGCGGCAAGTTTTTCGCAACCCAGTTTTACGCCGACATCGAGGGACATCCGGACGATACCCATGTCCGGCTTGCTCTGGAAGAGCTGCGTTTCTTCTCGGCGGAACTGAAGATTCTGGGTATCTATCCAGCGCACGAATATCGCAGGAAGAACCACGAACCGGAAGCGAACCGCGAACTGCGGCCAAGTCCCGACGTTTGA
- a CDS encoding cytochrome c family protein produces the protein MALIFTMVTGMATGYIFNDEAPAQPGYVIEVADASGATPGKEAAPEVDFATLLASADAGKGEKVAKKCAACHTFDSGAANKTGPHLFGVVDRAVASVSDFKYTDAMHSFGEGKSWDPETLNVYLTKPKDLVPGTAMAFAGLKKPEDRADLIAYLQTLK, from the coding sequence ATGGCCCTTATTTTTACAATGGTTACAGGGATGGCAACCGGCTATATCTTCAATGATGAAGCCCCTGCTCAGCCCGGTTATGTTATTGAAGTTGCCGATGCATCTGGCGCCACACCAGGCAAGGAAGCTGCACCGGAGGTTGATTTCGCCACCCTTCTTGCTTCGGCCGATGCCGGCAAGGGTGAGAAAGTCGCCAAGAAATGCGCCGCCTGCCACACCTTCGATTCAGGGGCAGCCAACAAGACCGGTCCGCATCTGTTCGGTGTCGTCGACCGCGCTGTCGCTTCGGTTTCCGATTTCAAATACACCGACGCCATGCATTCCTTCGGGGAAGGCAAGAGCTGGGATCCGGAAACCCTCAATGTCTATCTGACCAAGCCGAAAGATCTGGTTCCGGGCACAGCCATGGCCTTTGCCGGTCTCAAGAAGCCTGAAGATCGTGCCGACCTTATCGCCTATCTGCAGACTTTGAAATAA
- a CDS encoding 3-deoxy-manno-octulosonate cytidylyltransferase, with translation MAAKPIILIPARMASMRLPGKPLLDISGVPMITQVWRRAVEADIGPVVVAADGHEIAEVIRKEGGDAVVTNPAHPSGSDRISEALEHYDPNRHYDVVINVQGDLPTIDPAAIRSCFKPLEDPAVDIATLAVQISNEEEKTNPNVVKIVSSPLGGGRMRALYFTRATAPHGDGPLYHHIGIYAYRRTALEKFISLPVSPLEKREKLEQLRALEAGMRIDVMVVNDIPLGVDTPADLQKARDILASRA, from the coding sequence ATGGCTGCCAAACCGATCATTCTGATACCGGCGCGCATGGCGTCGATGCGTCTGCCGGGCAAGCCGTTGCTGGACATCTCTGGCGTACCGATGATCACCCAGGTCTGGCGTCGCGCCGTGGAGGCCGACATAGGGCCGGTTGTCGTGGCTGCCGATGGGCATGAGATCGCGGAAGTGATCCGCAAGGAAGGCGGCGACGCCGTTGTCACCAATCCCGCCCACCCCTCCGGTTCGGACCGTATTTCAGAGGCGCTGGAGCACTATGATCCCAACCGGCACTATGATGTGGTGATCAACGTTCAGGGCGATCTGCCGACCATTGATCCCGCCGCAATCCGCTCCTGCTTCAAGCCATTGGAAGACCCCGCGGTCGATATCGCAACCCTCGCGGTACAGATTTCCAACGAAGAGGAAAAGACCAACCCCAATGTCGTCAAGATCGTCTCGTCGCCGCTCGGTGGCGGCCGCATGAGGGCGCTTTATTTCACCCGCGCCACTGCACCCCATGGCGATGGACCACTCTATCATCACATAGGCATCTATGCCTATCGCCGCACCGCTCTTGAGAAATTCATCTCCCTGCCGGTCTCTCCGTTGGAGAAGCGCGAGAAGCTTGAACAGCTGCGCGCTCTTGAGGCCGGCATGCGCATCGATGTGATGGTCGTCAATGATATTCCGCTCGGAGTTGACACGCCCGCCGATTTGCAAAAGGCACGTGACATCCTCGCCTCGAGAGCGTAA